The genomic stretch AGAAACCGGGTCACGAGTTCCTTGGCCCCTTTGTAATCGCCGCGCTGGTAATGGATGTCAGCCAGTGCCTGCAGCGCACGCGGCTGTCCCGGCTGCAGCTTGAGCGCCTGCAGCAGGTAGCTTTCCGCTTCCTTGTCGTTGCCGAGCTTGCGCGAGCACAGACCCGCGTTGGTATAGGCAAGTTCAGGCGTTTGATACAGGGGATTCCTGATCGCAGCCAGAAAGAACGCGATCGACTCCTTCTCGCGACCACGGTTGCACAGGAACCAGCCGTAGTTGTTGTTCGCCTCCGAATCGTTCGGATTGATCGCGAGCGCCTGCTGGAAGCTGCGGTCCGCCGCCGCATCTTCCTTCAGTTCCATCTGCACCAGGCCGAGCACGTTGTACGCGGGCCCGTACTGCGGATCGGCCTCGACCGCGATCGTGCTCTCCTGCAGCGCCACTCCGTAGTTGGCCTTGCTGTAATAGAGGGCGGCGAGCTCGGTGTGGATGCGTGCGCGGTCCTGCGGTGAAGCGGGCTTCGGCGCGGCCTGCGGCGGATTGAGCCCG from Betaproteobacteria bacterium encodes the following:
- the pilW gene encoding type IV pilus biogenesis/stability protein PilW — its product is MNRFFLLFLVFLVACAGQPKSSTGLNPPQAAPKPASPQDRARIHTELAALYYSKANYGVALQESTIAVEADPQYGPAYNVLGLVQMELKEDAAADRSFQQALAINPNDSEANNNYGWFLCNRGREKESIAFFLAAIRNPLYQTPELAYTNAGLCSRKLGNDKEAESYLLQALKLQPGQPRALQALADIHYQRGDYKGAKELVTRFLEVAQPTPEILWLGLLSARGLGDRNAEASYGLQLRRRFPDSKEALALKSGNYQ